The Niallia alba genome includes a window with the following:
- a CDS encoding cysteine desulfurase family protein, producing the protein MIYLDNSATTRPFSEVLTSYTTVSQKFFGNPSSIHRIGMEAEKLLIQAREQIAGLLGVKSNEIYFTSGGTEGNNTVLKGIARTYKGRGNHIITTTVEHDSIHKVMEQLEEDGFSISYVPVNEFGQVSAEDIIKHIRKETILVSVMHVNNEIGSIQPIEEIGKILSNYYPNIYFHVDGVQGIGKQAISLKKANVDAYTISAHKFHGLKGNGVLYIKEGKRMEPLLAGGGQENAFRSGTENVAGAVATAKALRMQLQNEKDKMSILTQMNLYLREQLARMKGISIHSPALEKSVPHILNFSIEGVKAEVFVHALEERGIYISTTSACSSKTNKVSKTLLGIGVPEQIAESSFRISLSYENTMTEMEKVIAAIKDIKEWLRGVMK; encoded by the coding sequence ATGATATATTTAGACAATAGCGCAACAACAAGGCCTTTTTCAGAGGTTCTTACATCATATACAACCGTATCTCAAAAGTTCTTTGGAAACCCCTCCTCCATCCATCGAATCGGTATGGAAGCAGAGAAATTGCTAATACAAGCAAGAGAGCAAATTGCTGGACTCTTAGGCGTAAAAAGTAATGAAATTTATTTCACCTCAGGAGGAACGGAAGGAAATAATACTGTGTTAAAAGGGATTGCTCGTACGTATAAGGGAAGAGGAAATCATATTATAACAACAACCGTTGAACATGATTCTATTCATAAGGTAATGGAACAATTAGAAGAAGATGGTTTCTCTATCTCCTATGTACCTGTCAATGAATTTGGACAAGTATCCGCCGAAGATATAATCAAACATATTCGCAAAGAAACAATCTTAGTTTCTGTAATGCATGTGAACAATGAAATAGGTTCGATTCAACCAATTGAGGAAATAGGAAAAATTTTATCTAATTATTATCCTAATATATATTTTCATGTAGATGGTGTCCAAGGAATTGGGAAACAAGCTATTTCATTAAAGAAGGCTAATGTGGATGCTTATACCATCTCGGCCCATAAATTTCATGGGCTAAAAGGGAATGGAGTTTTATATATAAAAGAAGGAAAAAGAATGGAACCATTATTAGCAGGTGGAGGGCAGGAGAATGCTTTCCGAAGTGGAACAGAGAATGTAGCTGGTGCTGTAGCAACTGCCAAAGCATTACGTATGCAGCTCCAAAATGAAAAGGACAAAATGTCTATTCTGACACAGATGAATCTTTATTTGCGTGAGCAACTAGCTAGAATGAAAGGCATCTCTATCCATTCTCCAGCTCTAGAAAAAAGTGTTCCACATATTCTTAATTTTTCCATCGAAGGGGTAAAAGCAGAGGTATTTGTTCATGCTTTAGAGGAACGTGGGATTTATATTTCTACTACGAGTGCATGTTCTTCCAAAACAAATAAAGTTAGTAAAACATTATTAGGAATTGGTGTACCAGAACAAATTGCGGAAAGCTCTTTTAGAATTAGTCTATCTTATGAAAATACAATGACAGAAATGGAAAAAGTAATTGCTGCAATAAAAGACATCAAGGAATGGTTGAGAGGTGTAATGAAGTGA
- a CDS encoding GAF domain-containing protein, whose amino-acid sequence MFNVETYNGNREEQYQLVIKQLNALLAGESNAIANLSNASALLNQFLNQINWVGFYLVEDNELVLGPFQGLPACVRIPFGKGVCGTAALNKETVRVEDVHQFPGHIACDAASQSEIVIPLLKEDGTIMGVLDIDSPEKNRFDELDQTYLEQFVSSLMKFL is encoded by the coding sequence ATGTTTAACGTCGAAACATATAATGGTAACCGCGAGGAACAATATCAATTAGTGATAAAACAATTAAATGCTTTATTAGCAGGAGAATCTAATGCAATAGCAAACCTTTCTAATGCGTCTGCACTCTTAAATCAATTTTTAAACCAAATCAATTGGGTGGGCTTTTATCTTGTGGAGGACAACGAGCTTGTTCTTGGTCCATTCCAAGGATTACCAGCTTGTGTCCGCATTCCTTTTGGAAAAGGTGTTTGTGGTACAGCTGCCCTTAATAAAGAAACGGTAAGAGTAGAGGACGTTCATCAATTCCCTGGCCATATTGCTTGTGATGCAGCTTCTCAATCAGAAATCGTTATCCCATTATTAAAAGAAGACGGCACTATAATGGGAGTCCTTGATATCGACTCTCCAGAAAAGAATCGATTTGACGAACTAGATCAAACCTATTTAGAACAATTTGTAAGTTCATTAATGAAGTTTTTATAA
- a CDS encoding sensor domain-containing diguanylate cyclase — protein sequence MDFLGHQKILILKSRFFELYDTNLINENYDIIIHEALKAIQEVFDAAEVTLYTSEEWDVSWTIVSSTEKKDRIGKTISLMEDVSLACEHKFCRSPIKDDSVHDYMMLALKGKEKEKVDHILAIKIQKKLWDNPIEENSLFDDVGKEVGIFFRNMQKMVDITKDKKKYKQLFKVTEKFHSSMMMEDVLREVIFTLKEVYPSYHYYLLLSHDNNSPMDLPVKDLEYDSENMAAMEAYVTAKLQFENLKEDKNSVIYAPLKGKQGVYGVLQIIVPGVISFPKNEVEFISLLANTAGGALENAQLYQQSKKLVADLQLINEASHQLNSNLRLNEMMTYICERISASFDAKEVGFILFSLENNSTTVLLGSSSFFFEHESRQYIDYFKEKIQIEKDSLFLGDFSMQLEGTQYKSIMAVPMMQTGILKGFAIVMHPDAYHFSFDTFKLLQSLIHHSTLALTNSLLREELEKMVVTDHLTKLYSRSYLDEKIQRSLMEDKEGTFILIDIDDFKLINDTYGHQIGDDIIIQVANIIKDNIRSSDVGSRWGGEELAIYLPKVPLSLGVTIAERLVKKVRENSRPSVTISCGVSYWNKLSEDTYNTLFKRADKALYIAKETGKDKVIIQNTLLVSE from the coding sequence ATGGACTTCCTTGGCCACCAAAAAATATTAATATTAAAAAGTCGGTTTTTTGAATTATATGACACGAATTTGATAAATGAGAATTATGACATAATTATCCACGAAGCACTTAAAGCAATCCAAGAAGTATTTGACGCAGCTGAAGTTACGCTCTATACCAGTGAAGAATGGGATGTCAGTTGGACGATTGTATCATCCACCGAAAAAAAAGATCGTATAGGGAAGACTATTAGCTTAATGGAAGATGTCTCATTGGCATGCGAACATAAATTCTGTCGGTCACCTATTAAGGATGATTCAGTACATGATTATATGATGTTAGCCCTAAAAGGAAAGGAAAAAGAAAAAGTTGACCATATTTTAGCGATTAAGATTCAGAAGAAATTATGGGACAATCCAATCGAAGAAAATTCTTTATTTGATGATGTAGGGAAAGAAGTCGGAATATTTTTTAGAAATATGCAAAAAATGGTGGACATTACGAAAGACAAAAAGAAATATAAGCAATTATTTAAAGTAACAGAAAAGTTTCATTCGTCCATGATGATGGAAGACGTGCTAAGAGAAGTTATTTTCACGTTAAAAGAAGTATATCCATCGTATCATTATTACTTGTTACTTTCACATGACAATAATAGTCCGATGGATTTACCAGTAAAAGACTTAGAATATGATAGTGAAAACATGGCTGCGATGGAAGCGTATGTTACGGCGAAATTACAATTTGAAAACTTAAAAGAAGACAAAAATTCGGTCATCTATGCACCTTTGAAAGGAAAACAAGGTGTATATGGTGTCTTGCAAATTATTGTCCCAGGTGTTATCTCGTTTCCAAAAAACGAAGTGGAATTTATTTCTCTATTGGCTAATACAGCAGGAGGGGCTTTGGAAAATGCTCAGTTGTATCAACAATCCAAAAAATTAGTTGCTGATTTACAATTAATTAATGAGGCGTCACACCAATTAAATTCCAATTTGCGTTTAAATGAAATGATGACCTATATTTGTGAAAGAATATCCGCCAGCTTTGATGCAAAAGAAGTGGGATTTATCCTATTTTCTCTTGAAAATAATTCCACAACAGTACTTCTAGGAAGTTCTTCTTTCTTCTTTGAGCATGAATCACGTCAATACATTGATTATTTCAAAGAGAAAATACAAATAGAGAAAGACTCCCTGTTTTTAGGAGATTTCAGTATGCAGCTAGAAGGTACACAGTATAAATCTATAATGGCTGTACCAATGATGCAAACAGGCATATTAAAAGGATTTGCTATCGTAATGCATCCAGATGCCTATCATTTTTCGTTTGATACATTTAAACTTTTACAATCATTGATTCATCATTCTACCCTTGCTTTAACCAATTCTTTATTACGAGAGGAATTGGAAAAAATGGTCGTTACAGATCACTTAACAAAGCTATATTCAAGAAGTTACTTGGATGAGAAAATTCAGCGATCTTTAATGGAAGATAAGGAAGGTACGTTTATTCTAATCGATATTGATGATTTTAAATTGATAAATGATACATATGGTCATCAAATTGGTGATGATATCATCATTCAAGTTGCAAATATTATTAAAGATAATATTCGTAGTTCAGATGTTGGTTCAAGATGGGGTGGAGAAGAGCTAGCAATTTACCTACCAAAAGTGCCTCTTTCTTTAGGTGTAACGATTGCTGAACGTTTAGTAAAAAAGGTAAGGGAAAATTCTAGACCATCTGTAACCATATCATGTGGAGTTTCTTATTGGAATAAGCTAAGTGAGGATACGTATAATACACTTTTTAAGCGTGCAGACAAAGCGCTATATATAGCGAAAGAAACAGGGAAAGACAAGGTTATTATTCAAAATACACTTCTTGTAAGTGAATAA
- the refZ gene encoding forespore capture DNA-binding protein RefZ, translating to MKEISTRDAIVEAAISLFNRKGYHGTSIRDIAGLAKVNTANISYYFNGKQGLLEYCYMNFFETYLELLEEVFLQTGSPTEKLKRMVDSIITYQCKNPQLTRFVLREVSIDSQVVREIMSTYYVKERYIFTQIFEKGIESKEFRKQSISYSIIQLKGLLSMPFIHSYYVTEVLHVFLHEDYFKRKYLEEIHRWIHDIVCLTEKELSIIP from the coding sequence ATGAAAGAAATTTCAACAAGGGACGCTATTGTAGAAGCAGCCATTTCCTTATTTAATCGGAAGGGCTATCATGGAACTTCTATTAGGGATATAGCTGGATTGGCAAAGGTAAACACAGCAAATATATCTTATTACTTTAATGGAAAACAGGGGTTGTTAGAATATTGCTATATGAACTTTTTTGAAACTTATTTAGAGCTGTTAGAAGAGGTATTCTTGCAAACTGGTAGTCCAACCGAAAAATTAAAAAGAATGGTCGACAGTATTATTACCTATCAATGTAAAAATCCTCAACTAACAAGATTTGTTTTGCGAGAGGTTTCGATTGATTCACAGGTTGTAAGAGAAATAATGTCCACCTATTATGTAAAAGAAAGATACATCTTTACGCAAATTTTTGAAAAAGGAATAGAGAGCAAAGAATTTAGAAAACAGTCTATATCCTATAGCATTATTCAATTAAAAGGGTTACTCTCCATGCCTTTTATTCATTCTTACTATGTGACGGAAGTTCTCCATGTTTTCTTACATGAAGACTACTTCAAAAGAAAATACCTAGAAGAGATTCATCGGTGGATTCATGATATCGTTTGTTTAACTGAGAAAGAATTATCGATCATTCCATAA
- the ezrA gene encoding septation ring formation regulator EzrA, producing the protein MNYIIGGIGIAICLFVAGYFIKRKYYNGVDELENWKINMMNRPVLEELTKVKQLNMIGQTEELFERWRKEWDDIVTTELPDIEELLFDTESYIDKYNFPKAKKTQDTIRMKMESVDKRIDTILEELNNLVGSEEKNRTEIEDLKESYRLSKKNLLAHRHTFGDTEKKIETMLHETSELFIAYDEKTNNGDYLEAREIVYKIQDRLTTITYLIEKIPPLLIECQTKLPEQLDELKDGYVDMIEQGYILEHLQMEEEIENLTNELASTENEIKEGNVEVVEKVISEIQEKLDLLYDLLEKEVLAKNYCSNNMMATKDILEDVQQGNAQLQVEVGLLQKNYNLDNEDIELQFKLEKRLNFLFKQYEVLEHKLMKESAAHTLLGEELKELKEQLENASLEQKALFEKLHALRKDEVSAHNRLSELSKQVADAVRRVTNSNLPGVTDEYNELVHEAKESIDEVKRMLERTPLNMVEVKRIIDLTEEKVKVLVNATIELVETVYLAERIIQYGNRYRRKSQKVHQGLLEAEAHFRNYRYKEALQYAAATIEEIEPGSTNKIEAWSNEWKENQS; encoded by the coding sequence ATGAATTACATAATTGGAGGAATAGGCATTGCTATTTGCTTATTCGTAGCGGGATATTTTATTAAAAGAAAATATTATAATGGTGTCGATGAATTAGAAAATTGGAAAATAAACATGATGAATCGTCCAGTTTTGGAAGAACTCACAAAGGTTAAACAATTGAATATGATTGGGCAAACCGAAGAGTTGTTTGAACGATGGAGAAAAGAATGGGACGATATAGTTACAACTGAGTTACCAGATATTGAAGAACTTCTTTTTGATACAGAGAGTTATATTGATAAATATAACTTTCCAAAAGCGAAAAAGACACAAGATACGATTCGCATGAAAATGGAAAGTGTAGATAAAAGGATCGATACAATCTTAGAGGAACTTAATAACCTTGTAGGTAGTGAAGAAAAAAACCGAACGGAAATTGAAGACCTGAAAGAATCCTATCGACTAAGCAAAAAAAATCTTTTAGCTCATCGCCATACTTTTGGCGATACGGAGAAAAAGATTGAAACGATGCTTCATGAAACATCGGAATTATTTATTGCTTATGATGAAAAAACAAATAATGGAGATTATTTAGAAGCAAGAGAAATTGTCTATAAAATCCAGGATCGTTTAACAACCATTACTTATCTTATTGAGAAGATTCCTCCATTACTAATTGAATGTCAGACGAAATTACCAGAGCAGCTGGATGAGTTGAAAGATGGCTATGTTGACATGATCGAGCAGGGATACATTTTAGAACATTTACAAATGGAAGAAGAGATAGAAAATTTAACAAATGAGCTTGCTTCAACAGAAAATGAAATAAAAGAAGGAAATGTGGAGGTAGTAGAGAAAGTTATTTCTGAAATTCAGGAGAAACTTGATTTACTTTATGATTTATTAGAGAAAGAAGTGCTTGCAAAAAATTATTGCAGCAATAATATGATGGCAACAAAGGATATCCTAGAAGATGTTCAACAAGGAAATGCGCAGCTACAAGTGGAAGTTGGATTATTGCAAAAGAACTATAATCTAGATAATGAAGATATTGAGCTTCAATTTAAGCTGGAGAAGAGATTAAATTTCCTTTTCAAGCAATATGAAGTATTAGAGCATAAGTTAATGAAGGAATCAGCTGCACACACTTTATTAGGGGAAGAGCTAAAGGAATTGAAGGAACAGCTAGAAAATGCATCTTTAGAACAAAAAGCCTTATTTGAAAAGCTCCATGCTCTTCGTAAAGATGAAGTATCTGCACATAATCGTTTGAGCGAATTAAGTAAACAAGTGGCGGATGCTGTTAGAAGAGTGACGAATAGCAATTTACCAGGTGTTACAGATGAGTACAATGAACTAGTGCATGAAGCGAAAGAAAGTATCGATGAAGTAAAAAGAATGTTAGAACGCACGCCATTAAATATGGTTGAAGTGAAGAGGATTATAGATTTAACAGAAGAAAAAGTGAAAGTATTAGTGAATGCAACAATTGAATTAGTTGAAACTGTTTATTTAGCAGAGAGAATAATTCAATATGGAAACAGATACCGTCGCAAATCTCAAAAAGTCCACCAAGGCTTACTAGAAGCTGAAGCACATTTTAGAAACTATCGCTATAAAGAGGCTCTGCAATATGCAGCAGCAACAATAGAAGAAATTGAACCAGGAAGCACCAATAAAATCGAAGCTTGGTCGAATGAATGGAAAGAAAATCAAAGTTAA
- the hisJ gene encoding histidinol-phosphatase HisJ produces the protein MKKDGHIHTPYCPHGTKDSLTQYAEQAIALGFTEMTFTEHAPLPKGFIDTTPTQDSSITLEVLPFYLEDVQRIKKEYEKRIKINVGLEIDYIEGFELEIKNFLAEWGHFLDDSILSVHFLKNPMSTHYDCVDYSPEYFGKMVEQYGGVSKIYDCYYQTLLKSIKADLGPAKPKRIGHMTLIRKFHHMYPLEQNFQTVLFAILEEVKNQGYELDYNGAGVNKPYCKEPYPPNWIVEEAVKRNIPLIYGSDAHQAQDLGQGWNVMLWNDR, from the coding sequence ATGAAAAAGGACGGGCACATCCATACACCATATTGTCCCCATGGAACGAAGGATTCTCTTACGCAATATGCAGAACAAGCCATTGCTCTCGGTTTCACGGAAATGACATTTACTGAGCATGCTCCCTTGCCAAAAGGATTTATCGATACAACACCAACACAAGACAGTAGCATAACGCTGGAAGTTTTACCTTTTTATTTAGAGGACGTGCAAAGGATAAAAAAAGAGTACGAAAAGAGAATCAAGATAAACGTAGGATTAGAAATAGATTATATAGAAGGATTTGAGCTAGAAATAAAAAATTTTCTAGCTGAATGGGGTCACTTTTTAGATGACAGTATTCTAAGTGTACACTTTTTGAAGAATCCAATGTCCACTCACTATGATTGCGTTGATTATAGCCCTGAATATTTTGGAAAAATGGTCGAACAATACGGAGGAGTTTCAAAAATATATGATTGCTATTATCAAACACTTTTAAAATCGATTAAAGCAGATTTAGGACCAGCCAAGCCAAAACGAATCGGTCATATGACACTTATACGTAAGTTCCACCATATGTACCCTTTGGAGCAAAACTTCCAAACAGTACTTTTCGCCATATTGGAAGAAGTGAAAAATCAAGGATATGAACTAGATTATAATGGAGCAGGTGTCAATAAACCATATTGTAAAGAACCATATCCACCTAACTGGATTGTTGAAGAAGCGGTAAAACGCAATATTCCATTGATTTATGGTTCAGATGCTCATCAAGCTCAAGATTTAGGACAGGGCTGGAACGTCATGTTATGGAATGATCGATAA